The genomic interval CGCCTCTTCCCGGGCCTTCCAGCTCGCCGCGTCCTTCTCCGCCGCCCGTTCGGCGTCGGAGAGGGTACGCACCCGGGCCGCCGCCTCCTCCTGCGCGGCGACCGCCTCGGCGTGCCGGGTGTCCAGCTCGGCGTTGTCCCGGTCCGCCTCGGAGGACTGTTCGGCGACGGCGTCCAGCTCGGCCTGGGTCGCCTCGGCCCGCAGTTGGGCGTCGGCGTGCGCGGCGGCGAGCCGTTCGATCTCCTCGGCCGCCGATCCGGTACGCGCCCGCGCCGAGTTGACCTGCCCGGTCAGCTTGGCCAGCCCCTCCCGCCGGTCCGCGATCGCCTTCGCCGCCGCGACGAGTGCGCGTTCCGCCTCGGCGAGCTGGCGTTCGAGCTGCTGGCGGCTCTCCACCGCCTCGGCCAGCCGGATCTGGTCCTCGGTGAGGGCGGCGCGCAACTCCTCCTCGTGCGCGCGGACCTCCTCGGCCTCGGCTTCGAGCCGGTCGGGGTCGCGGCCGGGGCGCTCGTCGTCCGGGGTGGTACTCAGGTGCCGCAGCCGCTCCCGGGCCAGCTGCTCGGTGGAGCGGAACCGCTCGGTGAGGGCGGAGAGCTTGTACCAGGTCTCCTGGGCCCTGGCCAGCAGCGGAGCGTCCTCGGCGAGCGCCTCCTCCAGCTCCGCGAGCCGGGACTGCACCTCGGCGTGCTCCGCCTCGACCTGCTCGCGCCGCTGCCGCAGGGCCGCCTCGTCGGCGATCTCCTTGTCCAGGGTCGAGCGGAGCGTGGCCAGGTCGTCGGCGAGCAGCCGCAGTCGGGCGTCCCGCAGGTCGGCCTGGATCCCCTGCGCCCGCCGGGCCACCTCGGCCTGTCGGCCCAGCGGCTTGAGCTGACGGCGCAGTTCGGCGGTGAGGTCGGTCAGCCGGTTCAGGTTGACCTGCATCGCGTCGAGCTTGCGCAGCGCCTTCTCCTTGCGCTTGCGATGCTTGAGTACCCCGGCCGCCTCCTCGATGAAGGCCCGCCGGTCCTCCGGCTTCGCGTGCAGTACGGCGTCGAGCTGGCCCTGCCCGACGATGACGTGCATCTCCCGGCCGATCCCGGAGTCGGAGAGGAGTTCCTGGATGTCGAGGAGCCGGCATGAGTCGCCGTTGATCTCGTATTCGCTCTCGCCGGAGCGGAACATCCGGCGGGTGATCGACACCTCCGTGTAGTCGATCGGCAGCGCGCCGTCGGTGTTGTCGATCGTCAGGGTGACCTCGGCCCGTCCCAGTGGCGCCCGGCCGGCGGTACCGGCGAAGATCACGTCCTCCATCTTGCCGCCACGCAGCGCCTTCGCGCTGTGCTCGCCGAGCACCCAGGCGATCGCGTCGACGACGTTCGACTTGCCCGAGCCGTTCGGGCCCACCACGCAGGTGATCCCCGGCTCCAGCTTGAAGGTCGTGCTGGAGGCGAAGGACTTGAAGCCCTTCACCGTCAGGCTCTTGAGATACACGTTTCCGATCCTCGTCCGGCGCGACCGCCGGGCAGACTCAGCGCTTCCCGGTCCGTCCCGCTCCCGGTCCGGCACCGCCGGTGACCGGGTCGTCGGCCGCTCGGCCGCGCCCCCGGACTCGGGCGGAGACTGCTTGCCCCCGGCGGTGGGAGCCTGGTCAACCCGCAGGGTAACCCGGAGGCGGTCGTCCTGCGCGACGCGGCACGCGCCGACCAGCGTATCGGATCACCGGAGCCCACCGGCCGGACAGCGCACCGACGGCCCCGGAGCCGGGCTCCGCGGCGTGCCCGGGAACAGACGGGCCGGAACAGACGGGCCCGGGAACAGAACTGCGCGCCGCCACAAGATGTGTCGGCGCGCTTTTTCTGGTGCGATTCAGTTGTCAGGCGGGGCGCCGGTTGCCCGACGCCCTGAGCTCAGGTCAGCGCGGGCTCGGCCAGCCGCAGCAGGTCGTCTGCCTCGGCGACCGCCGCAGCGAGCCGATCGTTCTCGGCACGCAACCGCGTCGTCTCGAACTCCAGTGCCTGAACCCTGGCACGCAGTCGGGTGACCTCGTCGAGGAGGCGCCGGTCAGGCGCCGCACCAACGTGGCCGTAGAGGGCCTTCGCCATATCGTCTCCTTGTAATGCGCTGCCGGAAAGGCCGGCCAACGCGCGCCCAACTCGTACGCGACTACCTGCCCGCAGGAAAACGCAGGCATGGTCGGGCGCGACTGGCGACACTTACATAGTGTGCCGATGTCCCGGCTGAGTCAAGTTTCCCCGGGCACACGGCAGCTGTGCTGTCAACCACTCGCTCGGCGAGGGCTTGCCGCGCAGGCGCGAACCAGGTCGCTGTCCGGACGACGAGAGTCTATCTGTCGTCGATGTCCCGGTGGGCGTCGGCCCTGGCCAACCGCACGATCCCACCGGCGGGTCCCCCCTTATATCTTCCTTAGCCACGTTGCCCCCCGCTGGCGGGCCCGCGTAGCGTCCGCACGGTCAGCGACCAGGCGATAACCGGAATCCGGCAGCAATGGAGGCGCAGCGTGCAGGGGTGGAACGAGCAGACCGACTGGGAGGACGGCGGCGACTGGCCCGGCCGGCCCGACAACGGTGCTGCCTACCCGGCCGCCCGCGCCGGTCATCCGGACGACCGGTACCGGTCGTCCCGGCATCCCGCAGAGGCTGGCCGGGTCGACGACCCCGACGATCAGTACGGCGACGCCCGCTGGGCCGACGAGCCGGATGATCCGGCGCCCTCCGCCGGAGCCGACTGGAGCGAGGAGCCGACCCGGGGCAACGGCTGGAGCGGGGAACCGGCCCGCGACAACGCCTGGAGCGAAGAGGCGGCCCGTGACACGGGCTGGCACGAAGCGGCAGCCCACGACACCGGCTGGAGCGACGAGCCGGCCCGGGGCCCGGAGCCCGGCGAAGCGGGCTGGGTGGACGGGGTCACCGAACGCTGGCGACGGGCCGGGCTCGACCGGGTGGACGAACCGACCGGGCGGCGGCAGCAGGCCGCGGCACGCTGGGCGGACGAGCCGGCCGACCTCGGCGCGTTCGAGCTGGGCCGGAACGCCGATGCCGTCCCGGGCCGCCGGGCGCGCTCCGGCGACCGCCAGCTCGACGGCGGACCCTCCGACCGGCGCGACGCCGACCGGGGCAGCTCCGGCCGGCACCGCCGGCCGACCCCGCTGCGTGGCCCGGTCGGCCTGGGCGTCGCGGTGACCGCGCTGCTCGGCGTCTTCGGCGTCGGTGCGGCCCTGCTGCCGCCGAGCCTGGCCGACGCGCCGGCCGGCAACCGGGGCGGCCAGCCGGCGGTCGAGGCCGCCGGCCCCGAGGAGGCCACGGATCCGGCGACACCGGACCCGACCGGAGCCGCCGAGCCGACCGGCGCTCCGGCGCCGACCGCGACCGCCACCCGGCCGGCCCCGAAGCCCAGGGCCACCACGACCAAGCCGAAGCCGCCCAGGACGACCAGCCCGGCCGCGCGGCGTACGCCGGCCCGGTCGGGATCCGGGGCCGGCGCCGCCGGCAGCAGCCAGGAGGCGCAGGTACTCGCGATCGTCAACCAGGAGCGCACGGCCAACGGCTGCGGCACGGTGGTGATCAACAACGACCTGGCCGAGGCGGCTCGGCTGCACAGCCAGGACCAGGGCGAGCACACCAACATGTCGCACACCGGCAGCGACGGCAGCGACTTCGTCGAACGTGCCCGCCGGGCCGGCTACGACCGACCGATCGGTGAGAACGTCGCCATGGGTTACCAGAACGCCGCCGCCGTGATGGACGGCTGGATGAACAGCTCCGGGCACCGGGCGAACATCCTCAACTGCGACGCGAAGGCGATGGGGGTCGGGGTGGCCACCGGGGCCGACGGCCGGCTCTACTGGACCCAGGTGTTCGGCGCGGTCGCCTGAGCCGTTCGCCCCGACGGGAGGGCTGCCGCGCCCGACTGCCTGAGCCGACGGCTCCGCCGACACCTCCCGACCGCTGCCGTGCCCGACCCGCCGGCTGGCTCGTTGGCCGGTACGAGGGGGTGCGCAGCCGTGTTCCGCGCTGCTCGATGAGGTGCCCGGGGTACGCCGGCTCGCCGGCCTGATCCTCGCGGTCGCGCTGCTGACGCCGGTAGCGGGATGTCGGCTCCCACCGGACCGGTCCGCCCCGGTGCCACCGTGGCCGGGTGGGCCCACGCCGAGCTGGCAGTGGCAGGTCAGCGGTCAGCTCGATCCCACCGTCGACGCCCAGGTGTACGTGCTCGACGGCTTCCGGATGTCGTTGGAGGCCACCCGACGGCTGCGGGCGGAGGGGCGGCGCCTGGTCTGCCACGTCGAGGTCGGGATCTACCAGGAGTCCCGGCCCGACGCGGGGAGGTTTCCGGCCACCCTGCTCGGTGCGCCGGCCCGGCTGCCCGGCCAGCCCTCGGGTGCTCCGCGCGGCCGGTGGCTGGACATCCGGCAGTGGTCGGCTCTCGAACCGGTACTCGCCGACCGGTTCCGGCTCTGCCGGGGCAAGGGTTTCGTCGGCGTACTGCCGGTCGGGATGGACGGCTACGCGCACCGGTCCGGCTTTCCGCTGACCTTCGACGACCAGCTCGGCTTCAACCGGCGGGTCGCCGAGCTGGCCCGGCGGGCGCACCTCGCCCCGGGGCTCGCCGGCGACATCGACCAGGTACTCGCGCTGGAGCCGTACTTCGACTTCGCGGTCAACGAGGAGTGCGTCCGGCGTACCGAGTGTGCCCGGCTGGTGCCGTTCACCGAGGCCGGCAAGCCGGTGTTCCACGTCGAGTACCAGGGCTCGACCGCCGAGTTCTGCGCCACCTCGGTCGGCTACGGGCTCACCTCGATCCGCAAGGACCGTGACCTCGGGGTACGCCGGGACGTCTGCCCGCCCTGACCGCCCGGCTCTGGCACCACGCCCGGCGGCGGACCGGCCGAACCTCAGCGGGTCGGCCGCGCCGCCGCCCGGGGCCGGGTCTGGCAGCGGGGGCAACTGAACGACGACCGGTTCATGAACGCCTCGCGGCGGATCGGCGTGCCGCAGCGGCGGCAGGGCAGCCCCTCCCGGCCGTACACGTTCAGTTCGCGGTCGAAGTAGCCACTCTCGCCGTTGACGTTGACGTAGAGCGCGTCGAAGCTGGTGCCGCCCTCTTTGATCGCCTCGCCGAGCACGTCCCGGACGTGGCCGAGCAGCCGGGTGACCGCCGGCCCGGTGAGCGTCTCCGTGGGTCGGGCGCCGTGCAGGCCGGCCCGCCACAGCGCCTCGTCGGCGTAGATGTTGCCGACCCCCGAGATCAGGGTCTGGTCGAGCAGCGCCCGTTTCACCTCGGTCCGCCGTCGCCGCAGCGCGGCCACGAAGGCGGTGTCGGAGAACTCCGGATCCATCGGGTCCCGGGCGATGTGCGCGATCTCGGCCGGCAGGGTGGCCCCGCCCTCCGAGACCGCGAGCCCGCCGAAGGTGCGCTGGTCGACGAAGCGCAGGTCGGTGCCGCCGTCGTCGAAGGTGAACCGGATCCGCAGGTGGATCTCGTCGGCCGCCTCGGTGGGCCGGACCAGGAGCTGGCCGGACATCCCGAGGTGTCCCACGACCGCGTCACCGCTGTCCAGCGGCAGCCACAGGTATTTGCCGCGCCGCCGGGCCGCCAGGATCGTCCGTCCGACGAGTACCGCGGCGAAGTGCGCGGCGCCGGGCAGGTGCCGGCGTACGGCGCGCGGATGGCGTACCTCGACGGCCGCGATCCGTCGACCGGTGACCCAGCGGGACAGTCCCTCCCGGACCGTCTCCACCTCGGGCAGCTCAGGCATGTACCACCCCTTCAGTTCCCGACGGCGTCGGCCCCGACGACCGGCCCGGCCCCGTCGGCCGTCGATCCGGCCCCGTCGGCTGTCCTCCCGGCCCCGTCGGCCGTCGACCCGGCCCCGTCGACCGCCGGTCCGGCCCCGTCGACCCTCGGTCCGGTGCCGTCGACCGCGGGGACGACAGGGGCGGCGGGGGCTTCGGCAGCGGTGGCAGTGGCGGGTTCGTTCTGCTGTTCGGAGAGGGTCCGCCAGGCGGCCTCGGCGGCCCGCTGCTCGGCCTCCTTCTTGCTGCGGCCGTCGGCCCCGCCGTACTTGCGGCCGGCCACCACCACCCAGGCGGTGAAGGTCTTGGCGTGGTCCGGACCGGCCTCGTCGATCCGGTACTCCGGGACGCCCAGCCCGAGCGCGGCGGTCAACTCCTGGAGGCTGGTCTTCCAGTCCAGCGCGGCACCCCGGCCGGCCGACTCCGCCATCAGCGGGTCGAAGAGCCGGTGGATGACGATGGCGACCGTGTCGAGGCCGTACTGGAGGTAGATCGCGCCGAGCAGCGCCTCCAGGGTGTCGGCGAGGATGCTCGCCTTGTCCCGGCCGCCGGTGCTCTCCTCGCCCTTGCCCAGCAGCAGGTACGGCCCCAGACCGCCCGGGCCGAGCCGCCGGGCGACGTCGGCCAGCGCCCGCATGTTGACCACGCTGGCCCGCAGCTTCGCCAACTGCCCCTCGGGCAGGTCCGGATGGTTGTGGAACAGCGCCGTGGTGATCACCACGCCGAGCACCGAGTCGCCGAGGAACTCCAGCCGCTCGTTGGTCGGCAGGCCGCCGTTCTCGTAGGCGAACGACCGGTGGGTGAGGGCCCGCTCCAGCAGTTCCGGGTCGAGGGCGACCCCGAACGCCGCCTCCAGATGCGTGGTCGGTGGCCGCCGCCGCTTGTCCTTCGTCATGCCGTCTCCTCGCTTCGCCCGCCACCGCCACGACCCGGGCGGCTGGGCTGGCTGATTCGCTCGTTGCGCTCGTTGCGCTCGCCCGCGCCGTCTCCCCCGCCCCGCCGGTGGACGTGCCGGGGCCCGGCGGTGCGCTGGCTGGCGGTGCGCTGGCTGATGTGTGCGCGCTGGCTGAGGTCTGCGCTCATGCCGTCACCTCGGCGTCGGTGACCCGACCGGTCGCGGTGGACTCGGCCAGCAGCGCGGAGACCGCCGGGATGGTCCGGCGGCGGTGCAGGTGGGCGGCGAGCGCGATGCCCGAGGCGACGTCGTCGTCCCGGGCGGCACCGTGACAGACCACCACGGCACCGGAGACCCCGAGCAGGGTGGCCGCCCGGGGCGGGCCGCCGTTGGCGGGCGGGCCGCCGGCCATCGCGTACGCGCCCTCGATGCCCTTGAGCAGGATGTTTCCGGTGAACCCGTCGGTGACGACGACGTCGGCGCGGTTGCCGAACGCCACGTCGTACCCCTCGACCAGCCCGACGTAGCGGGCGCCGGCCGGCAGGTCCTGCTCGGCCAGGACGGGGTCGGCCGCCCGGCGGATCCGGTCGCCCTTGCCCGGCTCGGTACCGATCGAGAGCAGTCCCACCCGGGGCCGCGGTACCCCGTGGGTGACCGCCGCATAGGCCGCGCCGAGTACGGCGTGCCGGGCCAGGGTGGCCGCCCGGGCCTCCAGGGAGCCGCCGACGTCGAGCAGCACCACCGGACCGTCCAGGGCGGGCAGGGTGGCGACCAGCGCCGGTCTGCGTACGCCGGGCCAGCGGCCGAAGCCGAGCACGGCGGCGGTGACGGTCGCCCCGGTCGACCCGGCCGAGACGACCGCGTCGGCGGCGCCGGAGACCACGGCCGCCACCGCGGCCTTGATGGTGTTGTCGGAGCGAACGATCGCGGTGACGTCCCCGTTCATCGCGACGGCGTCACGGACGGGCCGGACGGCGACCCGGTCCCGGTCGGCCGGGTCGAGCGCGGCGATCAGCTCGTCGGCCACCTCGACGGGGCCGACGAGCAGGAGACGCAGGTCGGGATCAGCGCGGAACGCCCGCAGAGCGCCGTCAACCACGACGGCGGGAGCTTCGTCCCCGCCGAGGAGGTCGACGGCGATCCGCACGGTGCCCGGCTCCACGGGAACGCCGGCCGTCCATTCTCGGTCGGCGTCGGCGGGAGCCGGTGCACCGGGCTGTCGCCAGGGCGGGTGCGCCGTCCGACCGGAGGTCGGTGGCGTCACTCGGTGTCCAGGAGGTCAGACCTCGATGACCTGGCGGCCGTTGTAGGTGCCGCAGACGCTGCAGGCCGCGTGCGGCAGCTTCGGCGACTTGCACTGCGGGCAGGCCACGGTCGCGACCGCCGTGGTCTTCCACTGCGCCCGGCGGGACCGGGTGTTGCTGCGCGACATCTTGCGCTTGGGGACGGCCACGGTTCTTCCTACTCCTCTTGACGGGTCAGTTGCGACAGGCCCGCCCAGCGCGGGTCGACCTGCTGGTGGCTGTGCTCAGCCGGCAGCTCGTCCCAATGCACCCCACACTCGGGGCACAGTCCTGGGCAGTCCTCCCGGCACACCGGGTTGGTCGGCAGTGCGAGCACCACCGCGTCCCGCAGTGCCGGTTCCAGGTCGATCAGGTCGCCCTGCATCCGGCCGACCTCGTCCTCGTCGGTCGTCTCGTCCGTGGTGCTGTGCTCGTAGGCGTACAGCTCCTGGATCGTGACGACCAGCGAGTCCGTGATCGGGCGCAGGCAACGGCCGCACTCGCCCTTGATCGGACCGGTGACGGTCCCGGAGACGAGCACGCCCTCGGACACCGACTCGAGCCTCAGATCGAGGTTCAGGTCCGCGCCCTCCGGCACGCCGATCAGCTCCACGCCGAGGTCCGCCGGTGCCGCCACCGTCCGACTGACCGCACGCAACACTCCAGGTCGGCGCGGCAGCTCCCTCGTGTCGAGGACCAGCGGCGACCTGGGGTTGAGATGGGTCGGCAGATGTTTGGGCATAATCAGACTCCGGCCTGTGCGGGGCCGACGAAACAGGTTACCTGAGCAGGGGGCTTAGCGTCGAACCGGGGCGAGCCGACCGACCCGCGAGGGTACGACAGCCCGCCCCGACGATCCGGACACTACGCTCAGAACGGCAGGGGCCGCTCGTTTTCCTCCCCCACGAACGTGCCGATCTCGCGCAGCGCGTGCATCTTGTCCCGGCCGCGCTCGATCGAGGCGAGTGCCCGGGTCAGGAACTGCTCGAAGTTGGCCAGCGCGGTGTCGACGTAGTCGTCGACCTCCTCGCGTAGCCGCTGGGCCTCGGCCCTGGCCTCGGCGATGATCCGGGCGCCCTCGTGCTCGGCGGAGACGGTGATCTCGTTGACCGAGACCAGCCGGGCGTGCTCCGCCTCACCCTCGCTGATGATCCGGTCCGCCTCGCGCTTGCCGGCGTCCATGATCTTGTCGCGCTCTTCCAGCAGCGCCGCCGCCCGGCGCAGTTCGACAGGCAGCTCGACACGCAGTTCCTCAAGGGCGCCGATCATCTCGGCGCGGTCGACCATGGCGTTGTTGCGGGACATCGGGACGGATCGCGCCGTCTCCACCATGCCGATGATCTCGTCTATGCGATCGAGCGGGTCCACCGGTACCTCACTCCCGTCGTTACTTCGGTCGACATACATGATGGGGCGTCGGACCGGATTACTGCTCAACCAATGATGCGGTGCGGTCCGTACCCGACCGGCGATCGACCCGGGACCGGCGCGTCGCAGGGCTTGCGGAGCTGGGCCGGAGCGCGGTCGTCGCCGGTTTCCCACCGGCGGCGGCTTCTCCACCGGCGGGCCTTCTCACCGGCGGGGCCGGTGTCGGCCGGCGCCCGGGACGGGCGCGGCCGCGCGGACGCCGGCCGGTCAGGAGCCGGGGCGGACCAGCCGCTCCCGCAGCCGCTCGCGGACCACGTCCGGTACGTGTGGCGAGACGTCGCCGCCCCACTTCGCCACGTCCTTGACCAGACTCGACGAGAGAAACGAGTGCAGCGGGCTGGTGGGCATGAAGAGGGTCTCGACGCCGGCCAGCCCGATGTTCATCTGGGCCATCTGCAACTCGTAGTCGAAGTCGCTGACCGCGCGCAGGCCGCGCACCACCACGCCGGCCTGCTGGGTCCGGCAGAAGTCGACCAGCAGCCCCTGGAACGACTCCACCCGGACGTTGCCGTAGGAGCCGGTCACCTCGCGGAGCATCTCGATCCGCTCTTCGACGGTGAACAGCCCGCGCTTGGACTCGTTGATCAGCACGCCGACGATCACCTCGTCGAAGAGCCGGCTGGCCCGGCCGATGATGTCGAGGTGACCGTTGGTGACCGGATCGAAGGAGCCGGGACAGACCGCACGTCTCACGATCGGCGACCGTACCAAAGAGTGGTCTCGCCGTAACGGCGGCTGCGCTGCGCAGTGATTCCCTGCACCCAGTCGACCTCGCCGGACCGGGTGGACCGCTCGATCACCAGCAGGGCGTCCGGGGCCAGCCAGCCCTGATCGCGCAGCGCGGCCTGCACCACCGCCAGCTCCGCATCGGGTACGGCGTAGGGCGGGTCGGCGAAGACGACGTCGTAGGGGCCACCCTCGGGCGGAGTACCGAGCACCTGGGCGACCTTGCCGGTCACCAGCCGGGCGGTGCCGGCCACCGGGCTGGCCGGGGTCGAGCGCAGCGCGGCCAGGTTCTCCCGGATGGTCCGGGCGGCCCGGGGATCGGACTCGACCAGCAGCACCTGGGCGGCACCCCGGGAGAGCGCCTCCAGGCCGACCGCGCCCGAGCCGGCGTAGAGGTCGGCGAAGCGCGCGCCGGTCAGGTCGACGGTCGCCTCGATGGCGCTGAACAACGCCTCCCGGACCCGGTCGCTGGTCGGCCGGGTCCGATCGCCCGGCGGGGCGGCGATGCGGCGCCCGCCGAGTACGCCCGCCACGATCCGGGTCATCCCGATGTCTCCGGCATGGACGTCTGCTCCATGACAGCGACGCTACGCGACCCGACGGTCGTGCCGGTTCGGGCGGGCGGCAACACCCTTGGGATGAAACGGCAACACCCTTGCGATGAACCGCAACACCCTTGGGATGAACGGAAACAGACAAACAGGCACGGCACACACACCGAGTGAAATAGGTTCACTACCGCCCGTGGATCAATAATCTCGAATT from Plantactinospora sp. BC1 carries:
- a CDS encoding endo alpha-1,4 polygalactosaminidase, coding for MPGVRRLAGLILAVALLTPVAGCRLPPDRSAPVPPWPGGPTPSWQWQVSGQLDPTVDAQVYVLDGFRMSLEATRRLRAEGRRLVCHVEVGIYQESRPDAGRFPATLLGAPARLPGQPSGAPRGRWLDIRQWSALEPVLADRFRLCRGKGFVGVLPVGMDGYAHRSGFPLTFDDQLGFNRRVAELARRAHLAPGLAGDIDQVLALEPYFDFAVNEECVRRTECARLVPFTEAGKPVFHVEYQGSTAEFCATSVGYGLTSIRKDRDLGVRRDVCPP
- a CDS encoding DUF177 domain-containing protein yields the protein MPKHLPTHLNPRSPLVLDTRELPRRPGVLRAVSRTVAAPADLGVELIGVPEGADLNLDLRLESVSEGVLVSGTVTGPIKGECGRCLRPITDSLVVTIQELYAYEHSTTDETTDEDEVGRMQGDLIDLEPALRDAVVLALPTNPVCREDCPGLCPECGVHWDELPAEHSHQQVDPRWAGLSQLTRQEE
- a CDS encoding phosphate acyltransferase PlsX — its product is MEPGTVRIAVDLLGGDEAPAVVVDGALRAFRADPDLRLLLVGPVEVADELIAALDPADRDRVAVRPVRDAVAMNGDVTAIVRSDNTIKAAVAAVVSGAADAVVSAGSTGATVTAAVLGFGRWPGVRRPALVATLPALDGPVVLLDVGGSLEARAATLARHAVLGAAYAAVTHGVPRPRVGLLSIGTEPGKGDRIRRAADPVLAEQDLPAGARYVGLVEGYDVAFGNRADVVVTDGFTGNILLKGIEGAYAMAGGPPANGGPPRAATLLGVSGAVVVCHGAARDDDVASGIALAAHLHRRRTIPAVSALLAESTATGRVTDAEVTA
- a CDS encoding CAP domain-containing protein; translation: MQGWNEQTDWEDGGDWPGRPDNGAAYPAARAGHPDDRYRSSRHPAEAGRVDDPDDQYGDARWADEPDDPAPSAGADWSEEPTRGNGWSGEPARDNAWSEEAARDTGWHEAAAHDTGWSDEPARGPEPGEAGWVDGVTERWRRAGLDRVDEPTGRRQQAAARWADEPADLGAFELGRNADAVPGRRARSGDRQLDGGPSDRRDADRGSSGRHRRPTPLRGPVGLGVAVTALLGVFGVGAALLPPSLADAPAGNRGGQPAVEAAGPEEATDPATPDPTGAAEPTGAPAPTATATRPAPKPRATTTKPKPPRTTSPAARRTPARSGSGAGAAGSSQEAQVLAIVNQERTANGCGTVVINNDLAEAARLHSQDQGEHTNMSHTGSDGSDFVERARRAGYDRPIGENVAMGYQNAAAVMDGWMNSSGHRANILNCDAKAMGVGVATGADGRLYWTQVFGAVA
- the mutM gene encoding bifunctional DNA-formamidopyrimidine glycosylase/DNA-(apurinic or apyrimidinic site) lyase, whose amino-acid sequence is MPELPEVETVREGLSRWVTGRRIAAVEVRHPRAVRRHLPGAAHFAAVLVGRTILAARRRGKYLWLPLDSGDAVVGHLGMSGQLLVRPTEAADEIHLRIRFTFDDGGTDLRFVDQRTFGGLAVSEGGATLPAEIAHIARDPMDPEFSDTAFVAALRRRRTEVKRALLDQTLISGVGNIYADEALWRAGLHGARPTETLTGPAVTRLLGHVRDVLGEAIKEGGTSFDALYVNVNGESGYFDRELNVYGREGLPCRRCGTPIRREAFMNRSSFSCPRCQTRPRAAARPTR
- the rsmD gene encoding 16S rRNA (guanine(966)-N(2))-methyltransferase RsmD, with product MTRIVAGVLGGRRIAAPPGDRTRPTSDRVREALFSAIEATVDLTGARFADLYAGSGAVGLEALSRGAAQVLLVESDPRAARTIRENLAALRSTPASPVAGTARLVTGKVAQVLGTPPEGGPYDVVFADPPYAVPDAELAVVQAALRDQGWLAPDALLVIERSTRSGEVDWVQGITAQRSRRYGETTLWYGRRS
- the rnc gene encoding ribonuclease III, which codes for MTKDKRRRPPTTHLEAAFGVALDPELLERALTHRSFAYENGGLPTNERLEFLGDSVLGVVITTALFHNHPDLPEGQLAKLRASVVNMRALADVARRLGPGGLGPYLLLGKGEESTGGRDKASILADTLEALLGAIYLQYGLDTVAIVIHRLFDPLMAESAGRGAALDWKTSLQELTAALGLGVPEYRIDEAGPDHAKTFTAWVVVAGRKYGGADGRSKKEAEQRAAEAAWRTLSEQQNEPATATAAEAPAAPVVPAVDGTGPRVDGAGPAVDGAGSTADGAGRTADGAGSTADGAGPVVGADAVGN
- the coaD gene encoding pantetheine-phosphate adenylyltransferase, with product MRRAVCPGSFDPVTNGHLDIIGRASRLFDEVIVGVLINESKRGLFTVEERIEMLREVTGSYGNVRVESFQGLLVDFCRTQQAGVVVRGLRAVSDFDYELQMAQMNIGLAGVETLFMPTSPLHSFLSSSLVKDVAKWGGDVSPHVPDVVRERLRERLVRPGS
- the rpmF gene encoding 50S ribosomal protein L32, giving the protein MAVPKRKMSRSNTRSRRAQWKTTAVATVACPQCKSPKLPHAACSVCGTYNGRQVIEV